In Macaca fascicularis isolate 582-1 chromosome 15, T2T-MFA8v1.1, one genomic interval encodes:
- the LOC135967431 gene encoding uncharacterized protein isoform X1 codes for MGNNQSTPLSLLVTNFKDVKARGCNLSVELKKGKLVTFCRSEWPSFGVGWPSEGTFCLSIITKVKTKIFLPGQSGHPDQIPYILVWQDLVENPPPWITPFIPEPCKVLVTRPTRQKTPSAPSAPVLPDSQDPLTLEPTFPPPYPHLIPQDPVPQGGASVEGNREVEAAESKSNLGGPAGRTRGRVQRDQASRLPDSTVALPLREIGSLDDTGLSRLMYWPFSTSDLYNWKSQNARFSDNPKDLTSLLDSVMCTHQPTWDDCQQLLRILFTTEERERIQVEARKLVPGDDGQPTANPDLINAAFPLTRPRWDYNTAEDTFSGWTEAFPTKRENAQVVAKKILEEILPRYGFPIQIGSDNGPAFIAKVSQDLASILGANWKLHCAYRPQSSGQVERMNRTLKETLTKLTMETGANWVLLLPYALFRARNTPYRLGLTPYEIMYGRPPPLVPSLKDDLLKPETENVSELLFSLQALQKIHQEIWPRLRELYEAGPPPMPHPFQPGDWVLVKRHRQETLQPRWKGPLQVLLTTPTALKVEGITSWIHYTHVKPVNPTSDLLEPSGAPVTWTVDKAKNNPLKLTLRRHPHSRNHV; via the exons atgggcaacaaccagagcacgccgctctcactccttgttaccaattttaaagatgtgaaggctcgggggtgtaacttaagcgtagaactaaagaagggaaagctagttactttctgccgttcggagtggccctctttcggcgtagggtggccctccgaaggaactttctgtctctctattattactaaggtaaaaactaagattttcctgccagggcaatcaggacatcctgatcaaattccttatattctagtgtggcaggatcttgtggaaaacccaccaccctggataactccattcatccctgagccctgcaaagtcctagtaacgcgacctacaagacaaaagactccctctgctccctcggcccctgtgctgccggacagccaggaccccctaacgttagaacccacatttcccccaccatatccacaccttatcccgcaggacccagtcccccagggtggtgcttccgtagagggaaaccgagaagtgGAAGCAGCCGAGAGCaaaagtaacctgggggggccggccggccgaacacgaggccgcgtacagcgggaccaagcttcccgactccctgactccactgtagccctgcctctcagagaaataggatcgctcgatgataccgggctctcccgtctcatgtattggcctttttccaccagtgatttatacaattggaagtcccaaaatgctcggttctcagataatcccaaagatctaacctcgttgttagacagtgtcatgtgtactcaccagccgacctgggatgactgtcaacagctcctccgaatcctgttcacaacggaggagcgggaaagaatccaagttgaggccagaaaactggttccaggagatgacggccagccaactgcaaatcctgacctcattaatgcggctttccctttgacccggcccagatgggactacaacacggcagaag atactttttcaggatggacagaagcattcccaactaagagagaaaatgctcaggttgtagcaaagaaaattttggaagaaatcctccccaggtatggctttcccatccaaatagggtcagacaatggaccagccttcattgctaaggtaagtcaggatttggcttccattctgggggcaaattggaaattacattgtgcttataggccccaaagctcaggacaggtagaaaggatgaatcggactctgaaggagaccttaactaaattgaccatggagactggagCTAATTGGGTattacttctcccctacgctctgttccgggcccgaaataccccttacagactaggcctcacaccatatgaaatcatgtatggcagacccccacccctggtccccagtttaaaagatgacttactcaaacctgaaactgaaaatgtctctgagctcctgttctccttacaagccttacagaaaattcaccaggaaatttggcccagactacgagaactgtacgaggcaggacctccaccgatgcctcatccgttccagccgggagactgggtcctagtcaagcgccaccggcaagaaactcttcaacccaggtggaaaggaccactgcaagtactcctgactactcccactgctctcaaagtagaaggcatcacttcgtggatccactacacacacgtcaaaccagtgaacccaacatccgaccttctcgagccgtctggagcaccggttacatggactgtagacaaagctaagaacaatcccttaaagctaaccctgcgccgtcatccccatagccgtaaccatgtctag
- the LOC135967431 gene encoding uncharacterized protein isoform X2: MGNNQSTPLSLLVTNFKDVKARGCNLSVELKKGKLVTFCRSEWPSFGVGWPSEGTFCLSIITKVKTKIFLPGQSGHPDQIPYILVWQDLVENPPPWITPFIPEPCKVLVTRPTRQKTPSAPSAPVLPDSQDPLTLEPTFPPPYPHLIPQDPVPQGGASVEGNREVEAAESKSNLGGPAGRTRGRVQRDQASRLPDSTVALPLREIGSLDDTGLSRLMYWPFSTSDLYNWKSQNARFSDNPKDLTSLLDSVMCTHQPTWDDCQQLLRILFTTEERERIQVEARKLVPGDDGQPTANPDLINAAFPLTRPRWDYNTAEAARSPETCVQGTEDLLKTLGELGYRASATKAQICKSEVTYLGYLLKGGQR; the protein is encoded by the exons atgggcaacaaccagagcacgccgctctcactccttgttaccaattttaaagatgtgaaggctcgggggtgtaacttaagcgtagaactaaagaagggaaagctagttactttctgccgttcggagtggccctctttcggcgtagggtggccctccgaaggaactttctgtctctctattattactaaggtaaaaactaagattttcctgccagggcaatcaggacatcctgatcaaattccttatattctagtgtggcaggatcttgtggaaaacccaccaccctggataactccattcatccctgagccctgcaaagtcctagtaacgcgacctacaagacaaaagactccctctgctccctcggcccctgtgctgccggacagccaggaccccctaacgttagaacccacatttcccccaccatatccacaccttatcccgcaggacccagtcccccagggtggtgcttccgtagagggaaaccgagaagtgGAAGCAGCCGAGAGCaaaagtaacctgggggggccggccggccgaacacgaggccgcgtacagcgggaccaagcttcccgactccctgactccactgtagccctgcctctcagagaaataggatcgctcgatgataccgggctctcccgtctcatgtattggcctttttccaccagtgatttatacaattggaagtcccaaaatgctcggttctcagataatcccaaagatctaacctcgttgttagacagtgtcatgtgtactcaccagccgacctgggatgactgtcaacagctcctccgaatcctgttcacaacggaggagcgggaaagaatccaagttgaggccagaaaactggttccaggagatgacggccagccaactgcaaatcctgacctcattaatgcggctttccctttgacccggcccagatgggactacaacacggcagaag cggccaggtccccggaaacttgtgttcaagggactgaggacctcctgaagactctgggggagctaggctaccgagcctcagcaacaaaggctcagatctgcaagtcggaggtaacttatctggggtacctattaaaaggggggcaacgctga